One window of the Penaeus monodon isolate SGIC_2016 chromosome 1, NSTDA_Pmon_1, whole genome shotgun sequence genome contains the following:
- the LOC119575432 gene encoding uncharacterized protein LOC119575432 isoform X2, giving the protein MAVRGESEDGQRLRFQIELEFVQCLANPNYLLYTLCAFISWTFCSTRTSGRRLSTASAPNSLTTRPCYTGSTTQGSV; this is encoded by the exons gagagagtgaggatgggCAGCGTTTGAGGTTCCAGATCGAGCTGGAGTTTGTCCAGTGTCTGGCTAACCCCAACTACCTGCTCT ataCCCTGTGTGCCTTTATTTCTTGGACCTTTTGCAGCACGAGAACTTCAGGAAGGAGATTGTCAACGGCCAGTGCGCCAAATTCATTGACGACCAGACCGTGCTACACTGGCAGCACTACACAAGGAAGCGTATGA
- the LOC119577398 gene encoding probable sentrin-specific protease 8, whose translation MSTRENIFFPLTKRVIAPGGSHWSLLIYSKYDSKWYHYDSQRGCNYRDARCLVQRINSYLDRDIPATLVDASCTQQDNSYDCGAFVMTYAHRAAEQALKGSAIGTCFVDRQETNRMRDLIKSLVYSLKR comes from the exons ATGAG tacaagggaaaatatttttttcccgttgaCAAAACGCGTGATTGCCCCCGGGGGCAGTCACTGGAGCCTCTTAATCTACAGTAAATATGACAGCAAGTGGTATCATTATGACTCCCAAAGGGGCTGCAACTACCGCGACGCTCGTTGCCTCGTACAAAGGATTAACTCGTACTTGGACAGGGATATACCAGCTACCTTAGTGGATGCTAGTTGCACACAGCAGGATAATAGCTATGACTGCGGGGCCTTTGTCATGACATATGCACATAGAGCAGCTGAGCAGGCCCTGAAAGGTTCTGCCATCGGGACGTGCTTTGTGGACAGACAAGAAACAAACCGCATGAGAGATTTGATTAAGTCTCTTGTTTACAGCCTGAAGCGGTGA